The Pristiophorus japonicus isolate sPriJap1 chromosome 3, sPriJap1.hap1, whole genome shotgun sequence genome has a segment encoding these proteins:
- the LOC139257762 gene encoding pro-glucagon-like gives MKGVGSVAVLLLLILVQNSCQNPMQDSEETSSTLETSEKQSLDKSNPLQDVKRHSEGTFTSDYSKYMDNRRAKDFVQWLMSTKRNGDKTKRHAEGTYTSDVDSLSDYFKAKRFVDSLTSYSKHQNGRGFSKRHVESTRHTEGSYSNDISSYLEAKTAKDFINWLIKGRGRREFPEESKEIVNEVIPEEMDRRHADGTFTSEINIVLDTIAAKEFLNWVLNSKTIQSRDSEIEFFNEYK, from the exons ATGAAAGGTGTTGGCTCCGTGGCTGTTTTGCTGCTTTTGATACTAGTACAAAATAGTTGCCAAAATCCAATGCAGGATTCAGAGGAAACATCCAG CACATTGGAGACATCGGAGAAACAATCGTTGGATAAATCCAACCCACTACAGGATGTGAAACGCCATTCTGAAGGCACTTTCACCAGTGATTACAGTAAATACATGGACAATAGACGTGCAAAAGATTTTGTACAATGGTTGATGAGCACAAAACGAAATGG TGACAAAACCAAGAGGCATGCTGAAGGAACTTATACAAGTGATGTAGATTCCCTTTCTGACTACTTCAAAGCAAAACGCTTTGTAGATTCACTTACAAGCTACAGCAAGCATCAAAATGG CAGGGGCTTTTCTAAGAGACACGTTGAATCTACCAGACATACAGAAGGCAGCTACAGCAACGACATAAGTTCTTACCTTGAGGCGAAGACAGCGAAGGACTTTATTAACTGGCTAATAAAGGGACGTGGCAGAAGAGA GTTTCCAGAAGAAAGTAAGGAAATTGTGAATGAAGTTATCCCTGAGGAAATGGACAGAAGACATGCCGATGGCACCTTCACCAGTGAAATTAATATTGTTTTGGACACCATTGCTGCCAAGGAGTTTTTGAACTGGGTCTTAAACTCCAAAACCATCCAGTCAAG GGACTCTGAAATAGAATTCTTCAACGAGTACAAGTAA